A stretch of Balaenoptera ricei isolate mBalRic1 chromosome 9, mBalRic1.hap2, whole genome shotgun sequence DNA encodes these proteins:
- the AGR2 gene encoding anterior gradient protein 2 homolog codes for MEKISVSAFLLLVALSYTLAKDTTVKPGAKKDTKDSQPKLPQTLSRGWGDQLIWTQTYEEALYKSKTSNKPLMIIHHLDECPHSQALKKTFAENKEIQKLAEQFVLLNLVYETTDKHLSPDGQYVPRIMFIDPSLTVRADITGRYSNRLYAYEPSDMALLLDNMKKALKFLKTEL; via the exons ATGGAGAAGATTTCAGTGTCAGCATTCTTGCTCCTTGTGGCCCTCTCCTACACTCTGGCCAAAGACACCACAGTCAAACCAGGAGCTAAGAAGGACACAAAGGACTCTCAACCCAAACTGCCCCAGACCCTCTCCAGAG GTTGGGGCGATCAACTCATCTGGACTCAGACATATGAAGAAGCTTTATACAAATCCAAGACAAG CAATAAACCCTTGATGATTATTCATCACTTGGATGAATGCCCACACAGTCAAG CTTTAAAGAAGACATTtgctgaaaataaagaaatccagAAATTGGCAGAGCAGTTTGTCCTCCTCAATCTAGTT tatgaaacaactgacaaacaCCTTTCTCCTGATGGCCAATACGTCCCCAGGATTATGTTTATTG ACCCATCCCTGACAGTTAGAGCCGACATCACTGGAAGATACTCAAATCGTCTCTATGCTTACGAACCTTCGGATATGGCTCTAC TGCTTGACAACATGAAGAAAGCTCTCAAGTTCCTGAAGACTGAATtgtag